The Triticum urartu cultivar G1812 chromosome 5, Tu2.1, whole genome shotgun sequence genome contains the following window.
atattgacatgggctaaacggcgatgccaaagccatcccacatcaactttagccattaggcatgtcgcggtcttagtgggtcgctccgaaaagttaatcacatatagaccgttctcgacatgcccaacaaaggctactttaagagtcttgctccacaagagggccacggtatcgatatcaaagaaagtggcaaagcccatgattgcaagttgacgaacggaaagtaaattgtacgcaagggactcaacaagaaTGACCTTCttgatcgtgagatcatgagagatgaccaccttgccaagtcccaataccttagaagatgaggcgtcaccccactcgacattggtgggcatagatggaaccttgtgcacgtccaccaccaattccttgcttccggtcatatgatttgtagctccgctatcgagcaaccatgatccaccaccggaagcaaacacctacaagagatcaatgcttggttttaggtacccattttgtaatgggtcctttgatgttagtaacaagggtcttaggaacccaaatagaccattcaatgtattcatgaagagaaccaacaaatttggcataaacatgtccatcactagcacggcataacacataagaaggattaaaatcgccggctttattgggaggggtgacatttcccttcttgacattgttcttcttcttctcctcgggggcactctctccctccctcacaaaggtttgcatgagaggaggaggtcgtttggtcttgtcattcttcttcttgttcttggagtcgggcacgtacccaaccccttccttggccacaactcccttttggttgatcaatatatcgttgaggttcttcttgcctcgtatgcaagtcgcaagacctctctcaagttgttccttcaacttagcattttcctcaacaagatgtatatgctcacaacacgggttagtagcatttgcattatcaattaaaaccatatgaggaaaagttgctttctccttagttagcttcacttggagttgatcatgagactccttgagactagcgtgaatacccttcaaggccttgtgggccttgtcaagtatatcaaactcctctttgagtctagcaagatcaaccccgagtttagccttctcggaatttagcacacgagaaacaatgaggtcatgatcataatctttctttaacttagcatgatcaacgttgtgtgactcctaaagagccaaacgaagaccacgctcttcctcaagagcattggaaagatccgagatctcatcggcatagtcacgactatgcccttccatcttagagatggtgtcctcgtgagcctcgatcatgtcattggcttcaccaagttgttccaagagagcaacaaagtgcttcttggattttcccttgagtttgaccataaaggcctcaaactcgttagcctccacattagctccctcaagttcattaatgcaatccgtcggggaaggatgattaatgatggtagttttgatgttggaggttaccttgttggtggctttagccatgaggcacttggcggtgatgctctcgttgggtgagtcgaagagagacacccgtgacgttgttgcaatggcaacggaggccatggcaaccgactcatcatcttcatcatcgtcatcatcctcattgtactcttcttgcacaaccaaagccttgggaggagtcttcttggagaagttgttcttgttggggaatgacttggccttgtcctttcggatgagcttgccaccattgtcttccctcttctcatacgggcattccgcaacgaaatgactcacgttgccgcaattgtagcaagtccttacacgttgcttgccccttgtaccactcgagttgtttttgctaaagtttggcctcgagtttttcttactccaaaatttccttgaagcaagtgccatgtgttcatgatatgcatacttcgtatcttcggggttgctctcctcttcttccccttcttcgtCTTCCACgatgagcttggccttcaatgcaaggttaggcttctttgcccgttgagaatggagcaccgcattgtcggcggtcttgtccaaaatgttcatggccacaaactcatccgacacttcgcttgaggtcaaagtgtggaagcccggtctttgacgaatgacggaggacatggccttgtgatagagcatcattgccttgaggaatttgcgcttgatccaattgtcatccatgtccttgctcccgtgatctcgtagtgagaccgcgagtttggttactctccgatagagctcacgaggttcttcatcttcctacattgcaaactcatcggcctcatcttgtaccacttcatagttggagcgttgaatgcttgcgcttccccggtagagagacacgacacaatgccatgcatctttggccaaggcgaaaggacgaagatgaggtaggacttcgggtggaattgcatcttgaatgatgaagagagcattctcattgaattgattgtccgcggcttctcgaggagtgaagttgcttggatcatgtggatagaaaccttcttcaatgattctccaaaggttagtgttcacatgatttaaatgacgtttaaagcggtaaacccaagaatcaaaatcctcatttttcacaatcttagggggaggaccggcatgattcaaatgagtggaaggaaccggtccaccataaacaagtggtggttccacatgggaaaagatgccggtgccattcttgccactagaaaAAGGAGTCTTTTCACTACtcgcttcccccttgtcggggatagcatccgtcaccttgttggcgggatcacccactttcaacggtgcggtggatagtttaagcccctcaagaaatttagtaaacatgctttcgacttcgatcgtcatggaggttttcaatgtctccaaggccacattgaactcctcacgagagaccgaagttcccccatctcccgtagacgagatcagattcacaccggagtgttcctccacaccttctacggtatcaaccatactctttggacggtaaagtccttaataaagagacgaggctctgataccaattgaaaggatcgatatggttgactagagggggggtgaataggcaactaacaattttagcttttctttaacaatttaagctttgcatcaaagtaggttgtctggatatgcaactaggtgagcaacctatatgatgcaacgaggataggtacacaagcaagcaagatatatgaaacaagtaagcttgctcaaataaaggcacgagataaccaagagtggagacggtggagacaaggatgtgttgccgaagttccttccctttgagaggaagtacgtcttcgttggagcggtgtggaggcacaatgctccccaagaagccactagggccaccgtattctcctcacgccctcacacaatgccagatgccgtgattccactattggtgcccttgaaggcggcgaccgaacctttacaaacaaggttggggctctctccacaacttaattggaggctcccaacaaaaaccatgaagcttcaccacaatggaatatggctccgaggtgacctcaaccgtctagggtgctcaaacacccaagagtaacaaaatccacacaagaaagtatgggggaagcaaatatcctttggtggaagtgtagatctaggtctcctccttcaatccctagcaaatcaacaagtttgagtggctagagagagagatcgggcaagagagcttgaagggcattaatggtggagtgagagaggtccaAGGTAggagtggtaggtgggagaagccCCCTTAAATAGTCACCCCACATTCCCAACCGTTACTACGTTTTTTgcactgcagcggtacaaccggtcctcgTCCCGGTACAACCAGGACTCACGGTGTAActgcagaaccctaccaagcggtacaaccggacaggcgggcggtagtaccggctaagaaaaataaccggactaaccgcctggctaccgcacaaccaccgcatcaaaacaggagcttgaccggtacttgggcggtgcctagccggaacaaccgcatggccttgagctcttgggcgGCTAAGTACTGAGCGGAAGAACCTCTTGGACCACCGGTGGTACCGATCATCGTggaacgaccggaccaaccgggccactaccacccaagaaccgcatcaaaccagaagcgagagcggtacttgagcggtgcatggacggaaccaccgccccagctgttgcagagcatggtggcggtaccaccgcccagaggcagcggtacaaccgctcgagcaaagctagtgagcgacaagacccagcggtataaccgctccagagagcggtacaaccgctgggcagaaacagtgagcagaaaggaggggaagaggcaaggaaaactctctctcccacacacacctgaggaaggcaaagagagggtgagaaaagtgtacatgaactgattcccccagagcttcctaatgaggattccctcttgatagtacgggtactctatgaccaaagaaaataaaagcttagaggacacgtcttcgatcttttccttcgagaggcaatagcaatccgatgtaaacctaagcatcgagaacctgaaacatatagcacacgattagaccacaaagggttgtcatcatcatccaaaacgtaaagtagggaaatgccctttcaagATGCATTACTGCACAATTACCACACTTTCAGAAAAAGTTATCAAGTGCATTACTATATAATTACGACACTTTCAGAAAAAGTTATCAGGTGCATTACTACATAATTACCACACTTCAGATCATAAAGAAATCAAGGGACAGAAATTACTACAATCCAAATAAGGGAAAAGTTATCAAGTGCATATGTGCATAATCATCAGACTAAGAAGCAAAAAAGTTACCAGGTAAAAAAAAGATAAAAAGTGCAAACTAGAAAGATAGTCGGGTGTGCTTACCAACACATGATACCATCTGGTGCTGATCTTGTTGGAAGTCGTCGGCGCCATCACAGTGCTGGCAGCAATCACAAGCCACAAGCTTTAAATTGTCATCACGCCGGTTACTGCTCAAGATAATATTTAATACATCCACAGTTTTAGGAGCATGTCCAAGTTCACCAAAAAGATCTCCCGCAAGTTCAAGCTGTGCATCTGTAGGAACCTTGAAATCCACCTCAATATCACCTCGGGGCACACCCATTATACGATGCACAGACTCTTCATTGACCGGTAACCTTCCGCGACCAGGTACAACGACCTCATGGGAATCAGGGTCATATAGaccggcaagccattgagaaagCCGATTGGGCATATTATCACACTTGATATTCCGCAAACTAGTGAAATCCATGTCATCAATCGCGGACATTCTCTCATCTGACATGTCCTTACAAGCAGTCACAAGAGCACTAGGAGAAGCCCTGCTCCGATCTGCGGGAGGCTTATGCTTCTTTAAGGGGTTCACCTCCTCAATGTCACCATCTAACTTGCGCTTCCTTGGCATTGTGACCTGACACACAAGAATAACAAAGAGAAAAAAGTGAGCATAAAGGATGCATAGCTATTGAATTAATAGTCACACACATATTCTTATGATACATTGGTAACTTGTGAACACGCAACAAGATAACTCATCCAAAACAGAGAAGGATGAAAACAAAATAAGGACATGTGTGCTTCTACTAGATATTGGATACCTAAATTTTCAAGATAAATTATGCAAATTAGGGATGGCAACAACTTACACAGAAACACATATATTGGACATCACAGCACTAGGTATTAAAAAATCAGTGACATGATAAATTTTACGGTGGACTCCTGATAAATTATTCACACCACTGATGGTAATATTCACAATTAAAGCTCGGGTAAGTTAAGTGATGGCACATCCATCAGTTAGAAACACAAAATACATCATGAAACGAGACACCACTGATAGTGCTATAACAAACAATCCATCATGACAGCCTGAACACAAAACGAGATGAACTACATATAAAACACACAAACACTATGGGATTCTCACCAGCAACCTAATTATACATGTGGTAATTCAATGCCTTCAGTGCAACCATAAGAGCATGAACAGAGGATGATAAAATGGAGCCTGAGTGAGGAGACTCGTTGTAAAATCCACCAAACCCTACCAGCGACCAAAATAACGGCAGAAATCATCATAGGATAACGGCAGTGAATCATGAACGGAGACATAATGGTTTTGCATCTAGAGAAAACCCTAGAAATCAGAATCGAACCGTGTAGCAGAGGGAATCAGTTCAAAAATGACGGCAACTACCTACAAAATCGAAAACAAAAAATTAAGCAGTAAAATGATGTGCATGCGAAATAGGGGCTAACAAATAGCAATTGCACCACGAATTGAACGTATTGGGCGCATTCCTCGTATGTTCTAACCTGCGACCAACCCGACGAACATCCCGCCACTAACGGCGTCGAGAAACAGAGCACGAACTACTGGGGGCGGATGTGAGGGGGATTGAGTCGAAACTCACCGGTGGAACAGAACACTAGCGCCGAGAATCGGCCGGAGAAGGCGCTGCCGCTCGCCGTCGATGGAGAGAGAGCGGGGGTGGAGCGGCCGAGAACCAGAGAGCGGAGCGGGCGCGCGGTTACCAAATGAATTGAGGCAGTGGGGGGGAGTTAAGTCGCGCATTAGGGAGGAGACGGTTCGAGTGAGGCGGGCGTGGAGCGATGGCCCACAAACCAGCAACAGAAAAAACAAGACGGCTCGGTTTGGCTCGCTGGAACGTGTCGTGTGCGTCGGATTTGAATGGACGGCATCCAGGTGATATGGCGTTTTTACAAAAACGATCAGGGTTGCCAAATACATTTTTGGTTACAAATAAGAAGGGCTCACTGAAAATGCGGGAGCCAAAAGCAACAAGGCCAATTTGGCGGAGAAGTTCCAAAATGGCCATGAGAACGTTATGCGCGTGTAGCTCCTATTGCGCCTACGTGTAGCTCCGCTGGCAACGTCGATCGATTTCTCCACTCCACTGTTGGAAAACGAGTGGGTGCTTCCTTGTGTTACATCAAATCCGACGCGGCGTGGATGGATACACTCTCATCAGCCGCCGGTTGATTGCAATTAGTCATGGCAAATATAGAAGACCAGAACGCACGCAGATGCCCGTACCGTACGTAGTCACGAGTTGTTACAGTTAGAGTACATGTGCTTGGTAGTCACAAGTGTATCTTCGTCGGAAGACCGCGTCTGAGGTGCAGTTTCAGCGTGTCAACATCTACACTTCCATACGGCCAGTATCTTCCTCCACAGGTGAGCAACATCTACATCTACAGTTTTGTAAGACCAGAACATCTACTACAGTTTTATACGGCCAGTATCTCCCTCCGTCGAATAAGTCCTGTTCTTGCCTAGCTATCTATCTGTGTGACTGACAACGAGTGCAGCAGGTGATGAAAAACCGCAGCAGGTAGTAAGCGACGTACCTAGGCAGGTTAACTAAATTCCATTTCCTCCATCGCCATCGTCACCGACCACAGCACTGGTGTGTGCGAGCTAGGCCAATTCTTACCGGCCTCATCACAAATTAAAACCGCAACTTCTTTAAATCGCCTTCACATCATCTCATCCACCGACTCCTCATCTAGACCCATTTTTTCCTTATTATTGTCATGTCATCAGGCTGAACTGTGAAGCACGCCTCCGCCTCCGAGCCCGAAAGTTGGACGTCACCTTCCGCTAAGCTGTTCAAGATCTGGTCCTTGAGTGTTGAAAGAAAGAGGTGCCGGTCGGCGATGAGACTGGCCGGCTGTCGTCAGGGGCGGGGGGTGGAGACGAGCCGCCGTCGCCGTCATCCGACTCATCGGCCCCGCGAAAACTGGCCAAGGCGACGACGAATTTATACTTCCGTTTGGTCCGCCGACGCGACGCCGCAGCTATTCTGGACCGCTACGTTTTGGCCGCTTCTGAACTTAACCCGCTAGTTTAACCGTGCCGTCTTTCGCTGCAACTTGCAAGTTTATGCTGAGATTGTGTGGTTTGTTTAATGAGAGAGAGTGCGCACGCATGAATGAACTGGTAGTAATTAAGTGATCTCAGGTGACAAATCCATCGACCCTTTTGGCATCTAACCCTTTTCATGTCATATGGTGGCCGCTGAGGCGCGAACCGACTCGATTAGCACTGTATTTAAATAGCGGTCAGAGTTCGGTGATGGGTGCACTAGCTAGATCGAAAAAGACATGCATGGCCACTTGAACTTCTCTTCGAGATTTCTGTGGCTGCTTCTTCTCTTGGAAAGTGGAGCGTCTTTCGGCAATGGCGGATGAGGAGAGGTGATCTAGGAGGAGGAGAGAGACGTGCTAAACCGGAACAATTATTGAGCATGATCACCTCATGATAGCGTCGTCTGACGACAGGTTTCATTCAGCGACCCGCCTACATATGTATCAGATGCAGATCGTTGCGTCGGCGCGCATGCTTTGCAGCGTCACCATTATCATTTCTTTATCTGATTCTGTCTTGGTTTACCTACCAACACATTCTAATCAAATTGTTTACTTGCGAGAACTGATTATAATTAAGATGGCTGCGTGCATCGCACTTGATGGCTACACCCATTTTTTCGTAGAAACGAGCCAGTTAGGGTTAGATGCTGgtgtgcagttctttttctggcGGGAAGATGTTCATGTGCACTTCCTTTTTTCGCGGGAAGATGCTCATGTGCAGTTTTAGTTTCCTCAAGACGTTCTCTCATTAATCCAGTGATGAAATTGTAGCACACTGACTAAATGGATCTTCCATTATTCTGACGTGCAACGGACTCTTGTCCCCCTTTGAATTCAAACAGCACGTGAATCGTATGCATGCATGCTGGTTGATCAAAGAACAAACAGAGAACAAAAATAAGTGCGATGCATCCAGCTAGCTGGGTCAGGTCAGGTCAGGGTGAGCATAATTCCGATTCTCATCAACTGGAACTGTACGGGCGGGAGATCGTTCCAACGGCTGCTGATTCTCATGGTCCATATATATACAGTATTCTGTACAATGGCGTTGCACATGCAAGATGCGCCTGGCTACAATTGCATGACAAAATGCCAAAAATAACCGTATTATTGCGCCTCTTTTCCCCTTTTTCTAGAAAGCAAAGTTTGAACTGCAGCCACATGCTGCATCACCGCCCATCATGCACCGCACACTgctctgctctctctctctctctctctctctctctctctctctctctctgtaaACCACTCTTCTCTCTCTAGTTTTGTTCTCTGTTGTTGAAAGGAAAGATGATGTAGCTGTGGCATGTACTAGGGAAGGCGGCACGTAGCCTCGCAATTTTCACATTACAAATGTACGTATGTACGTACGTACGCGTGGTGCTATAGTAGACGACTACTAGGTGTACAGTTTCATCTTGCAAACTTTGCTGGTCTCGTAAAAACGATCGAGAAAATACTACTATACAAAGATGCATGCATGGTCGCCCCACGGGACGTACGCGAGCGATCGAGGGATAGACTTTGACTTAGCAGATGACGCACGAGTTTGGGTTCTCCTCCATGCTCATGTTCCGCACGTAGTAGTGCTGCGGCGGCACGTACGGCGGCGGGTAGGCCGGCGGCGCCGGCCGGTACTGGTTCATCATGTAGTCGGCGTTGAACATGTAGGGCGGCGGCATGTGGTGCGGCAGCGGCATGTGGTGCGGGTACGGCAGCGGGGCCACGGCGGCGGGCTTCTTCTGGTCGTCCTTCTTGCCGTCGCCCTCCTCCTTCTTGTCGCCGTCCTTCTTCCCGTCGCCGTCCTTCTTGCCGTCGCCCTCCTCCTTCTTGCCATCGCCGTCCTTCTTCCCTTCGCCGTCCTTCTTGCCGTCGCCTTCCTTCTTggcgtcgccgccgtcgccgccttcCTTCTTGGCCCCGTCGCCGCCTTCCTTCTTggcctcctccttcttctcctccttcttctcgGGCTCCTTGGCCGGGCCGACGGACTCGATGTAGGCCGCCCAGCCCTTGCGCAGCTTGCTCACCACGTCCACCGGGTCCACCGTGCCGATCACCGTCATCTTGCGCGACGCCAGGTCCATGGATATGGCGTCGATGCCTGGCGAAATAAACAACGCGGAACAGAGGAAAGCAGAGCCGTCGGCGTCAGTCAGTCAGTGGATTGGTGGTCTTTGACTAATGGATTCATCATGGGAAAAAAGGCAGAGCAGTGCGGACTGCGGACGAGATGGGTGCGGCGTGCGTACCGACGAGCACGGAGACGGCCTTCATGGCCTTCTGCTTGTCCTTGTTGTCATGGAGCTCCAGCTTCACCACGATCTTCTGCAGCAGAGCAAACACGCCAGCATCGGCAAGCCAGAGTTAGTTTACAGTCTGAAGCAGAGGAAGACATTTGGATGCAGGTGCAGAGTAAATAAAAGAGAGAAACGCGTTCCCGGGAAGGATTCTAAAGCAAGATCCCCCATGGAGGAAGAGAACCTCGAGCAAAGAACATGCATGTGGACGCATATGGAATCAGGATAGGGATTTCAGAATCAATCCATGAACATTACGGGAAGAAGAAGCGCGC
Protein-coding sequences here:
- the LOC125511171 gene encoding heavy metal-associated isoprenylated plant protein 39-like, translated to MSAKKIVVKLELHDNKDKQKAMKAVSVLVGIDAISMDLASRKMTVIGTVDPVDVVSKLRKGWAAYIESVGPAKEPEKKEEKKEEAKKEGGDGAKKEGGDGGDAKKEGDGKKDGEGKKDGDGKKEEGDGKKDGDGKKDGDKKEEGDGKKDDQKKPAAVAPLPYPHHMPLPHHMPPPYMFNADYMMNQYRPAPPAYPPPYVPPQHYYVRNMSMEENPNSCVIC